The Candidatus Abyssobacteria bacterium SURF_5 DNA segment GGCTTCTTTCAGTGTGACTTTGGTCATAGTCTTCCCGCCGGATACCTGCTATTGTAATCATCAGAAAGGCGGTGAAATAGATGGCAATCAAGCGCAAGATCGTTCACATCAGCGAGGAAAAATGCACCGGCTGCGGCGCGTGCGTCGTCCCCTGCGCCGAGGGCGCAATTGAAATAGTCAACGGCAAAGCTCGCTTGATCGGGGAAAGCCTGTGTGACGGAGCGGGATTCTGTCTCGGCATCTGTCCTGAAGGCGCGATGACCATCGAGGAACGCGAAGCCGATGCGTTCTCTCACGAGGCGGTTCAGGAGCACCTGTCGCAACAGAGCAGCAAAGAAACTCCTGTGCTCGAATGCTTCCGGTGCGGAAATCCGGAGACCGAAACGGTCCTCATTCCCTGCCGCAGCGCCGGCGAGAGCCTGTGGGTCTGCGTCAGGTGTCTGCCGCCCCTCATCCACGGCGGAGGCCACTGATGATGGAAAACGTCCCAAAGGAGGCCATTACCGCCGAAATGCAAAGAGTGTTCGGCGCGGACACGCGGCGGATCAATCACGCCCTCGATGTCTTGTCCTTTGCCGAGCGCATCTTGCTGAAAGAAACAGCCGATCGCGGTGTCGTTGTGCCAGCGGCGCTGCTCCACGATATCGGCATCCATGAGGCTGAAAGAAAATACAACAGCACGGCTGCAGTCTATCAACAGATAGAAGGTCCGCCTATCGCAAAAGGAATCCTGACTGAATTGGGAATGCAGCCGCATCTCGTATCGGAGGTGTGCGATATCATCGCGCATCATCATGCTCCGCGCGCCGATGAGTCGTCGAATTTCAAGGTGCTCTATGACGCCGATCTCATCGTCAATCTGCGCGACGATTTCTCCCACCTCTCCCAAAGCCGGCTCAAAGAGAAAATCGACCGCATGTTTTTCACCGAGGCGGGGCGGCGCCTCGCCGCCGAGATTCTGCTGAAGTAGCGGATCAGCCCATATCGGTCAAATCGTTCACCACCTGCAGGGAAAAAAATAACGGGGGAAACCATTTTGGTTCCCCCCGTGTCTTTGCAGTGAGATGCCCCAGATCTATATCAACATCAACTATGGGTGCCGCTCAGTTCCTCTTGTGCCAATCGGGCCTCCCGTCGTGCTCCTTGTCTTCCGACATCAGGTCTTCTGTGTCTGGAATGCCATC contains these protein-coding regions:
- a CDS encoding ferredoxin, with the translated sequence MAIKRKIVHISEEKCTGCGACVVPCAEGAIEIVNGKARLIGESLCDGAGFCLGICPEGAMTIEEREADAFSHEAVQEHLSQQSSKETPVLECFRCGNPETETVLIPCRSAGESLWVCVRCLPPLIHGGGH
- a CDS encoding HD domain-containing protein, whose product is MLPVRKSGDRNGPHSLPQRRREPVGLRQVSAAPHPRRRPLMMENVPKEAITAEMQRVFGADTRRINHALDVLSFAERILLKETADRGVVVPAALLHDIGIHEAERKYNSTAAVYQQIEGPPIAKGILTELGMQPHLVSEVCDIIAHHHAPRADESSNFKVLYDADLIVNLRDDFSHLSQSRLKEKIDRMFFTEAGRRLAAEILLK